From the Stieleria sp. JC731 genome, the window TCCGTGTTGGATCTTGGTTTGATAACCGGGGCTAACGCCATTGGCTAATGGGTGAAGTCAGGCAACACCGCGCCTAACGGTCTGCGGCTGATGAGAAGTGATGCTCCGTCGTGCAAGGCGGATAGCATGGAAGCAAGTTAGATTGTGAGCACAAAAACAGAGGTTCGCGATGCCGGCAATCAGCTTGGTGATCTTCTGTAGACAAGGAAACGAATTCGTTCCGCACCAATCGTCTCTTCTCTCTCACCCTCAACTCAAATCTGAAAGGAAGGGCGTCATCCAATTCAGCATGCGTGCGACCACCTGTCGCGTTTCAATTCGACCGACACCTCGTTACCTTACGAGGTTACGCTAATTCAACCCTTCGATCGATCTGGGCAGGAACGATATGCAGATGATTGATTCGAGTGAGATCGAGGCGATCGAGCAATGCCCAGCGCGTCGCATGTGAGTGCACGGATTGGCTTGCATTATTAACCGAATAGGAACGTCATTATGAATGCGAAACGAGTTCAAAGTATTCGATGCGTCGCATGTTTGGCCCTGGTCACATTGGTATTGGGCTGCCGCAAAGACGTGACAGAATCACCCGCTGCATTGCAAACAGAAACGGGTGAGGCCGTCACCATTGTTGCCGATTCGCAGCCCACCGAAGAGCAACGAGCTGAAATGATTGCCTCCAAGGATGCGTTGTTTCAACAGTTGTCTACAAAGCTAATGTCGGCGATGGCGGAGGGTCCGGCGACAGCCATTGCAGTTTGTCAGAAAGAGGCTTCCCAGATCGCGAACGCTGTTGGGAAACAGCACGGTGTAAAGATCGGCCGCGTGGGCGTTCGCCTTCGCAATCCCAACAACACTGGCCCCGACTGGGCGACATCGATGATCGCCTC encodes:
- a CDS encoding DUF3365 domain-containing protein, whose product is MNAKRVQSIRCVACLALVTLVLGCRKDVTESPAALQTETGEAVTIVADSQPTEEQRAEMIASKDALFQQLSTKLMSAMAEGPATAIAVCQKEASQIANAVGKQHGVKIGRVGVRLRNPNNTGPDWATSMIASKQDTPVFAKLSNGNAAALLPIKLQVQCLMCHGPNDQIAPVIQDQLAKLYPSDEATGFQEGELRGWFWVEKPPAGTQSKTDI